The Raphanus sativus cultivar WK10039 unplaced genomic scaffold, ASM80110v3 Scaffold3631, whole genome shotgun sequence genomic interval TTAAAGTTCCATCTGCTATCATTAAACAAATGATGGAACATTAATATGAACCATTGCTGTCTTTCATCTTATTGTGTTTGGCGACTAATTTGGATGTCTTTCTATGTCAATGAACTCAGGACTCTGGATTTGACTATGTTGAATACAAGGAGGTCAACTTCAACGCGGCTCTCATGTTTCTATTTGGTGCTTCGCTTCTGGAAATGTTCAGTCCCGAGAAAGTGGAAGATGGGAGGATGAGCCATTTTGAAGCTTACCATACTGCTGCAAAACTCTCAGAGTAAGTGAATGATTGTGCTTTCTCATTTCCTTATAGCTGAGGAAACTGCTCATGAATTTAATGCAATTAGGTGTTGGTGTTGCCGTAGATTGTTAATGAATTGTGGTCACTGAACACTTTTGCTTGTTTGTCACAGAAGCTGTGCCCATCAATATGAAACAAATAAAGAAATGTCTGCGGCTGCTTTGGCCTATAAATGTATGGAAGTGGCTTGCATGAGGGTAGTGTATTGCAGAAGTCTAAGTCTGAGTGGGGAATGGAATGAATTGCAGAAAATGGTACAGATGACTCCTCAAGGTAAATTTTGGATTTTGCACTTATGCTAATATCAGTgagtggatttttttttgtctttctgaAAGTTCTCTTTTCAATGTTATTTTGAATTCAGAATTTTAGTAGTTTTCATTGTCTAGAGAAATatctgacaaaaaaaactagagaaatatGTATAAAGTTATATTCTGTTTATATGATTGTTACTTCAGGTGAATCACCCTCATCATCTGCATCTGATGTGGATAGCTTTTGTCACCAAGGAGTGATTGATAAGTCtgctaaaacaaaaagaagtatTTCCCATGGTCTTGGAAACCTTCTCCCTCTTGCTAAAACCCATCAAAATTTTGTTCCGCTACTAGAAGTTGTAAGTTATCCCCATATTCATCAATTATTGGAATGATACATTAGGAGCATATGAAAATGTGAGCTGGATTTGATTTTGTGAAATCTTAAGTCCTTTAAATTGGTTGATACAAAATATATTGACCAAAGAATACTTTCCTTATATCTCTAGTGCAACACTTGATGCACTAAAAAAGGATATATTGTACGAGAGTTTTCatggataatttatatattgaaCTAGAGTTTGTTAGTTGAACAAGTTCATAGAGTTCCACATGGGAATCAGTGAGAAAGATTGATGTGTGCGTAGTTGAACATATCAGTCTCATGTACTATGGAGAACTAAGGTCCTTGTGTTGCATAAGCTGATATTTTACTTTGATCTGATACAGACAGAGAGTATGAATCTGGCAATGGAAGCATCGGCAAAATCCCAACATGCTCTTGGAGCAGTCACTATTGTCACCTCTGAAGAAACGAAGCACAAAGACTGTGTCTCTGCAATCAAGGAAGTTGTCGATTTTAGTTTCCATGATGTGGAAGCGCTTATTCAGTTGATTGAGGTTGCCAGGGATGTCTTACGTACATCAAGAAACCGTGGCCCATAGTGTAGTCGACTCTATTTTGTACATAGGCTCTGGTCCTATAAAAGAATAGAATAGTGTTTTAAGAAGGGAAGCCCGGAGGGGCTTGGATCTAGATTTTTCCTTTTGGTTTCATGAGCTTCCATAGAATAGTCTCATTAATTTAGCAAATTTTGTAAGGCCTAATCCATTCAAGGCTGATAGTGATTGGTTACCCTTTGAATGGATTAGGATAGGAAGACTTTGGAGAGGTGGGGAACAAGTTTGCAGTAGTAACTCTCatgttctttcttcttttttggtcTCTGGGTACTGAAGATTAATTATAGAATAATATAGAAAGAGTAGTAGGTTGCTTGGATATAGTCATTTATGAGATTGGATATGAGTTGTGACAAGACGCTGCTCTATCCCATCTGAACCTGTTTCAGTTTGTTACAAACTTTTTATTGGAAGGGAaacactttttttcttttgcggTGATCATGTTCAGCATCCCTTGTGTCCTCTTCTTTCCTTCATTCTCTTCTCTATACATGAATCCCCAACATGAATAGCATAAACTGGAATCCTTAATTCCCATCCATCTCTACTCTTGAGGATTCTGAAAGCATAAGATAATGCGACATTCGCACTTGCCACTTTCTGATTTGATAGTATTACTATTAATCGCACTTGTCACTTTCTGCTCAAACTTCTATTCTTTTCGGCAACTCATAAGCTTCGTCAACACGACCCAATTTCCCGAgcatatttgaaaatataagtGTTGTGCCTCGCATCAGAAGTCACACTAATCATTAAGTTCAAGTATTCTAACTCTTCAAGGTAAATTTTTGGATGGTATGAATTGTGAAATATGTACACCATATTAGGATGAGGTTCGAGGAcatgcttaattttttttttttttgataattatggAGATTCCAAAGATTTTTTAAGGTTCAAATACTAATTCTATGAGTTTTTATATCCGGATATACTTGGACattaaatctatttaaaacaCAACTAGGTGACCAATGTTATTCGGATCCCAGAGCGGAAGGTTCCTTTGAAAGACATTTACTATTAGGCCAAAACGACTTAGTTAAGTACAGTagaacttctataaattaataatgttgggactttagaattttattaatttatagagatattaatttgtaaaagtttccttttttagattttttttctttctattttctatttttttataaaataagaaaatatttgattttaccatatatacattatttaaattttagaaattttactttcatatggttttattgtcttatttggtgtataattttatgttttatagaactgttatgtgattttttgatatatttactaaatactatcaaaatatattaaaatattaagacaatagatttattttcattgtaaccaacaatataatatttattttgtacttatataaaaaatatatattgatagattattaatttatgatttaatggGACTATATATTAACATaggagttttaaaaattttattatcttattattttatcgatttgtatcatattttacactAGCCCAAATTGGGACTGgcgaaatttattattttatagagattattaatttatcgagtattaatttatagaggttctactgtatgGTATTGTTGGTTAATTGATGGTTCAGAGGTAAAGTTGTAATtggataattttattttggggTCTGAAATTGGTTAATTTATGTATACCATCATATTAATTAGGATATGGTTCTATGCTAATTACGACTGAACACCGtcatacaatttttaaaaacaatgtttttataGAAACGAGAtgcttgataaaaaaaaaagagaatgatAAATTCAGCTCAAactgattttattaattacgATACTCACGTTATGAAAATAGGCAACCTCACATAGTCTATGCCTGACAACTTAGATACTTTATTCTTACAAAACATTAGAGTAATTACTACACCAAAAAAACatcaatactatattaaaaggcAAATAAGCTTCATAGATAGAGTGTCCACGTCAGCAGATTAAATTGGCCAATAGGAGAAGAAGTTCTCGCCACGTCAGACGTTACTTAGATCAGTTGGGCTTCAATCGCAGTTTCGTCCAAGCCCAGTAGCTCATCTCACGATCATTTCCTCTTTCTGCGATGAACAAACCCTATCATCGTAAACAATTGTCGATTGGGTTCCTTTCACCTCTTAGCTTCCCCTCCGTAACGTTAAAAATGTGACTAATAAAAAACGCCGATTCTCGAGTTCGCTGTTGTGGAAAAGGATTTGATGGTACATATCTGTTTATCTTCTTAATTCATCGACTCCGATGATTTTTAAAATCTCCCTCTTTCGTTTATGGATTTTTCTGATCTTTCCTTAGTTTGGTTACTGCAATAAGTCTTATCGGCTAAATCTGTTATGGTGCTCTTTCCTTTGTTTGGTTACTGCAATAATCTGTTATGGTGTTCTTCATGATTactgtttaaaaattttatatcaattttggAGTCTATTAATGCTCCAATCTTCATGCCTTTCCTTCGTCTCTAATGGTTTTCATGTAAAGTTTATTCCTTTTGTTGGAAATTTCAAGAAAACACACAGAAAGAGTTGGATCAGGGAAAGAATCAGAAGCCGGGGGGCGTGGTAAGAGACGAGTTGAGAGACTAAGCGCAACAACAAAGCGTAATATAACGGAGTGGGTGGTACCACTTGCTTACGAAAGATTAAATCGAGACATTGTTGATCAGGGACATACCTCTTTGGCATGAGTAAACGAATTGACAATCAGGAAATGCTTCCCGTGGCTTCAAGGACTTTTCCTTGGGTTGGACTATCGGTTTCCTCTTTGTCGCCAGCTTTCTTGGTCTCTTCTCTGTTGTTCCCCTGCGAAAGGTGAAAGGTTGGTTTCAGTTTTTCTTTCATGCTTTCACTAATGTGTACCAAAACCTAAGGGACAATGAGTTGAAGAGATCAGTTTCTATTTGTTTGCAGATAATGGTAATAGACTTCAAACTAACATACCCAAGTGGTACTACAACT includes:
- the LOC130506761 gene encoding cysteine-tryptophan domain-containing zinc finger protein 3-like — protein: MFLFGASLLEMFSPEKVEDGRMSHFEAYHTAAKLSESCAHQYETNKEMSAAALAYKCMEVACMRVVYCRSLSLSGEWNELQKMVQMTPQGESPSSSASDVDSFCHQGVIDKSAKTKRSISHGLGNLLPLAKTHQNFVPLLEVTESMNLAMEASAKSQHALGAVTIVTSEETKHKDCVSAIKEVVDFSFHDVEALIQLIEVARDVLRTSRNRGP